A single genomic interval of Pyrus communis chromosome 7, drPyrComm1.1, whole genome shotgun sequence harbors:
- the LOC137740569 gene encoding U-box domain-containing protein 35-like — translation MALFRQSSVAGDPGSTVVAIDRDKNSQLAVKWAVDYLLSNRTSHCILIHVRNRSLHPQDVGLVSKDGRPPTEDELQQFFLPYRGFCARKGIVAKEVILHDIDVPSALIHYIVSNSICNIVVGASSRNAITRKFKNSDVPTCLLKSVPETCVVYVISKGRIQTSRSASRPQTPRSSAVTPRSSAVTPKKSSLQLQLFNHTHGVSDFEDVIRKHFSDGSSNSASSDRVSLDKSTEFKQLMPPTAYRPGSTTNSPTQSVASFTSETSSHRNSASGCSDLSGPFSFQSNGSDNEGSGNSSNSQTPVSSTYKEQIKLQSGLDAEMRRLRVELKQTMDMYTSACKEATTAKQKAWEMQKWRTSEERKLEEAKLAEEAALAMADMERQKSKAATEAARMAQRLADLETQKRKIAERKAKQEAEESRTAIDALVNNQVRYRRYTIEEIEIATDYFNNSNKIGEGGYGPVYRAILDHTPVAIKVLRPDISQGQRQFQQEVEVLSRIRHPHMVILVGACPEYGCLVYEYMENGSLEDRLFCKNNTPPISWAIRFKISAEIATALLFLHQTKPEPLVHRDLKPGNILVNRNYVSKIADVGLARLVPPSIADSVTQYRMTAAAGTFCYIDPEYQQTGMLGVKSDIYSLGVMLLQIITARPAMGLSHQVEKAIEKGTFAQMLDPAVTNWPVEEALSFAKLALKCCELRKKDRPDLSTVILPELNRLRDLGMKNEATEVSCGHYSYTGSLPPMASTSTQSQDGMRENANVEMEIQRRSM, via the exons ATGGCACTTTTCAGACAATCATCAGTGGCCGGGGACCCCGGCTCCACCGTGGTCGCCATTGACAGAGACAAGAACAGCCAATTGGCAGTCAAATGGGCAGTTGATTATCTTTTGAGCAATAGGACCTCTCATTGCATCCTCATTCACGTTCGAAACCGCAGCTTGCATCCTC AGGATGTTGGTTTAGTTTCCAAAGATGGTCGCCCGCCAACTGAAGACGAGCTGCAACAGTTCTTTCTTCCCTACCGAGGATTCTGCGCACGAAAAGGG ATTGTAGCCAAGGAAGTGATCCTCCATGACATCGATGTTCCAAGTGCGCTCATTCATTATATTGTCAGCAACTCCATATGCAATATTGTTGTTGGCGCTTCCAGTCGCAATGCTATAACAAg AAAATTTAAGAATTCAGATGTGCCTACTTGCTTACTCAAATCTGTACCAGAAACCTGTGTGGTATATGTCATATCGAAAGGAAGAATTCAGACTTCACGGTCGGCAAGCAGACCTCAAACACCGAGGAGTAGTGCAGTTACACCGAGAAGTAGTGCAGTTACTCCCAAGAAAAGTTCTCTACAGTTACAGCTTTTCAACCATACTCATGGCGTGTCAGACTTCGAAGATGTCATCAG AAAACATTTTAGTGACGGGAGCTCAAACAGTGCTAGCTCTGACAGAGTATCTTTGGATAAGAGCACCGAGTTTAAGCAGTTAATGCCACCAACGGCGTATAGGCCTGGCAGCACAACAAATTCACCAACACAGTCAGTTGCAAGCTTCACGTCAGAAACTTCGTCTCATCGGAATTCTGCATCAGGTTGCAGTGATCTCTCAGGGCCGTTTAGTTTCCAATCAAATGGTTCAGATAATGAAGGTTCTGGTAACTCTTCCAACTCGCAAACCCCAGTAAGTTCAACGTATAAAGAACAGATAAAA TTACAGTCTGGCTTGGATGCCGAAATGAGGAGATTAAGGGTCGAACTGAAGCAAACCATGGACATGTATACTTCAGCTTGCAAAGAAGCTACTACAGCTAAACAGAAG GCGTGGGAGATGCAAAAATGGAGGACGTCAGAAGAGCGCAAGTTGGAGGAAGCCAAGCTAGCGGAAGAGGCTGCGCTGGCAATGGCAGATATGGAAAGGCAGAAGAGCAAAGCTGCAACGGAAGCAGCACGGATGGCACAAAGGCTAGCAGATCTGGAAACACAGAAGAGAAAAATTGCAGAAAGGAAAGCGAAGCAGGAAGCTGAAGAGAGCAGGACAGCTATAGATGCTTTGGTGAACAATCAAGTTCGGTACAGAAGATACACCATTGAAGAGATTGAAATTGCAACAGATTACTTTaacaattcaaacaaaattGGAGAAGGTGGATATGGACCAGTTTATAGAGCGATTCTTGATCACACTCCTGTTGCCATCAAGGTCTTGAGGCCGGACATATCACAGGGGCAGAGGCAATTCCAACAAGAG GTTGAGGTTTTGAGCCGTATTAGGCATCCACACATGGTTATCCTAGTAGGCGCCTGCCCCGAGTATGGATGCCTTGTTTACGAGTACATGGAAAATGGAAGCTTAGAAGACCGCCTCTTCTGCAAGAACAACACTCCTCCAATCTCATGGGCAATTCGTTTCAAAATATCTGCTGAAATTGCCACTGCCCTCCTTTTCCTTCACCAAACAAAACCCGAGCCTCTGGTGCATCGTGACCTCAAGCCAGGAAACATTCTCGTAAACCGAAACTACGTAAGCAAGATTGCCGATGTAGGCTTGGCTAGGCTAGTTCCACCATCTATAGCTGATAGCGTCACTCAATACCGGATGACTGCAGCAGCTGGTACATTTTGTTACATTGACCCGGAGTATCAACAAACAGGAATGCTGGGTGTGAAATCGGACATATATTCTTTAGGAGTAATGCTATTGCAGATCATTACCGCAAGGCCTGCAATGGGTTTATCCCACCAAGTTGAGAAGGCTATCGAGAAAGGTACATTTGCTCAGATGCTTGATCCTGCAGTGACAAATTGGCCAGTTGAAGAGGCTTTATCATTTGCAAAACTAGCTTTGAAGTGTTGTGAGCTGAGGAAGAAAGATAGACCAGATCTCAGTACAGTCATCTTGCCTGAGCTGAACCGGCTGAGAGATCTCGGGATGAAGAATGAAGCGACTGAAGTTTCTTGTGGACATTATTCATACACGGGGTCACTTCCACCAATGGCATCAACATCAACTCAGAGTCAG GATGGAATGAGAGAAAATGCTAATGTCGAAATGGAAATTCAACGTAGATCAATGTAA
- the LOC137740005 gene encoding protein phosphatase 2C 16-like, whose amino-acid sequence MSNVTKIRRLMEDMSPAVAVTLSLGNAICDSAGIGANVEFTWLKLVTDSGNLSSDSSKVVPLEPVACSKGSSDDIESKVSVVPVPSQDDDGGNTSVANNVMVQESEEVQILASRYDTNGIVSEELLKLEMGSAKSLPDDVEIGKISEGKIVAKAIVLVESAVGKMASGVVAAVSPASELSDKSELSTSMVLIHANSEKIVSKAGNRSVFELNCIPLWGSVSICGRRPEMEDAFAAVPCCINIPIKMLVGNQVYNGMSQSLTHLTSHFFGIYDGHGGPQVANFCSERLHLALAEELGVIKDDSGDGITEETQQLHWEKAFTNCFQRVDDEIGGKVSRGIIESNADASEVSFEPVAPETVGSTAVVALVSSSHIIVANCGDSRAVLCRGKQAIPLSVDHKPNREDEYERIEASGGKVIQWNGHRVFGVLAMSRSIGDRYLKPWIIPEPEVMVVPRARDDECLILASDGLWDVMTNEEACDVARKRILLWHKKNGATPLAERGTGVDPAAGEAAAYLSTLALQKGSKDNISVVVVDLKAQRKFKSKS is encoded by the exons ATGTCAAATGTTACAAAGATAAGGAGATTGATGGAAGACATGTCTCCAGCAGTTGCAGTGACTCTTAGTTTAGGTAATGCTATATGTGATAGTGCCGGAATTGGAGCCAATGTGGAGTTCACATGGCTAAAGCTTGTAACAGACTCGGGAAACTTGTCTTCAGATTCCTCTAAGGTGGTTCCTTTAGAGCCAGTCGCTTGCAGTAAAGGAAGTTCCGATGATATTGAAAGCAAAGTTAGTGTGGTTCCCGTGCCATCACAAGACGATGATGGTGGAAACACTTCTGTTGCTAATAATGTCATGGTTCAAGAAAGTGAGGAAGTGCAAATCTTAGCCTCTAGATATGATACTAATGGAATTGTTAGTGAGGAATTGCTGAAGTTAGAGATGGGGTCTGCGAAAAGCTTGCCAGATGATGTGGAGATTGGAAAAATTAGTGAAGGGAAGATTGTTGCAAAAGCTATTGTCTTGGTAGAATCGGCTGTTGGGAAAATGGCTTCTGGGGTTGTTGCAGCAGTAAGCCCTGCTTCTGAGTTATCAGATAAATCTGAATTATCAACCTCTATGGTACTTATCCATGCAAATAGTGAGAAGATTGTCAGTAAAGCAGGCAACCGGAGTGTTTTTGAGCTCAACTGTATTCCCCTCTGGGGTTCTGTATCAATTTGTGGAAGACGACCAGAAATGGAAGATGCATTTGCTGCTGTTCCTTGTTGTATCAATATTCCAATCAAAATGCTTGTCGGTAATCAAGTGTATAATGGAATGAGCCAAAGTTTGACCCACCTAACCAGTCACTTTTTTGGCATTTATGATGGCCACGGCGGCCCTCAG GTTGCTAACTTTTGTAGTGAGCGGCTCCATTTGGCTTTGGCCGAAGAGCTTGGAGTCATTAAGGATGACTCTGGTGATGGGATTACGGAAGAAACTCAGCAGTTGCATTGGGAGAAAGCATTCACTAATTGTTTTCAAAGGGTTGATGATGAGATTGGAGGAAAAGTAAGCAGAGGCATCATTGAAAGCAATGCAGATGCTTCCGAAGTTAGTTTTGAGCCTGTTGCCCCGGAAACTGTTGGGTCTACAGCTGTGGTTGCATTAGTTTCGTCATCCCATATTATAGTTGCAAATTGTGGTGATTCAAGAGCAGTTCTATGTCGTGGCAAACAAGCGATACCATTATCAGTCGATCATAAA CCAAACAGAGAAGACGAATATGAAAGGATTGAGGCATCTGGTGGCAAGGTAATACAGTGGAATGGGCACCGTGTTTTTGGAGTTCTTGCAATGTCAAGGTCCATTG GGGATAGATATTTGAAACCGTGGATAATTCCAGAACCAGAAGTCATGGTTGTCCCTCGAGCTAGAGATGACGAATGCCTTATTTTAGCTAGTGATGGTCTATGGGATGTTATGACGAATGAGGAAGCTTGTGATGTGGCTCGAAAACGCATTCTGCTATGGCACAAAAAGAACGGGGCTACACCTCTTGCGGAAAGGGGAACAGGAGTTGATCCTGCAGCTGGGGAAGCTGCTGCCTACCTTTCAACCCTTGCCCTCCAGAAGGGAAGCAAGGACAACATCTCTGTGGTTGTGGTGGACTTGAAAGCTCAAAGGAAGTTCAAGAGCAAATCCTAA